The following is a genomic window from Desulfofarcimen acetoxidans DSM 771.
GCCGGGCAGTAGGTGTAGGTGGTGGTGCCGCAGCTGTCGGTCCTGGTGTTTTGCAGCCCGTTGTCGTAGTAGGTGTAGCTATAGTTTGAAATTACACCGCCGCCCGGGTTTTTGTTGGTCAGGGTCAACAGTTTGTTGTTTTTGTTATAGGCGTATTCTTCTTTCGTCCCGCCGGGGTAGGTGATGGATTGCCTGTTGCCGTTTGCGTCATAGGTGTAGATTGTTGTTTTTCCGCTAAAGGTTACTGTGTACATCCTGCTGCAGCTGTCATATCTGTAACTGGTTATGAAACCTTTTTTATCTGTAACCGAGAAGATATTTCCGACGTCATCATACTCGTAATGGATCTGGGTTACCCCGCCTTTTATCACGTCTTTCAACCAGTTGTTGTTGTAGTAATTGTAAGTGGTTGTCCCAGTGGCGTCGGTCATGCTTTTCCTGTTGCCCGCGGCGTCATAGTCGTAGCAGTTGTCATACCGATAGTCGCTAACTAAATTATTCCCTGCGTGTATCTTTCTTTCCTGTGTTACATTTCCATTAGAAGTAAAATCATACTCGATTTTTAATGTGGCAGCAGCATCTTTCTTCCATGTTTTTGATCTCGGGATATGATATCTGTCGGTTGGGTAGGTATACGTAGTTGTGTGCTCACTATCCATTGGATCGCCATAGCCATCTCTGTCTGCCAACGGGTCAGTATAACTTGTCATATTCCCAAAAGCATCAAATATATAATTTTCCACATGCATCGCTCTATCCCTTATTGGTAGGCCTAGTTTATAGACCTCTCGAACTTTTTTTGTGGAAGCCTGTTGGGATCAAAGGCTACGGTTGTCACTTCCTTGTAATCATCTCCATAATCCTCCACAATAATAAGTTCACCCTTGCCATCGTAGATATACTTTACTTTTATCCCCCTCATGTCTGTTTTTTTGTATAATACTTATAAATACTTTTATTAGTGATAATTCAAAACAAAAAACAGAAATCTTTCCAATTCATAGATCAGTTATTTTTATGGTTGTAATT
Proteins encoded in this region:
- a CDS encoding RHS repeat protein, producing MENYIFDAFGNMTSYTDPLADRDGYGDPMDSEHTTTYTYPTDRYHIPRSKTWKKDAAATLKIEYDFTSNGNVTQERKIHAGNNLVSDYRYDNCYDYDAAGNRKSMTDATGTTTYNYYNNNWLKDVIKGGVTQIHYEYDDVGNIFSVTDKKGFITSYRYDSCSRMYTVTFSGKTTIYTYDANGNRQSITYPGGTKEEYAYNKNNKLLTLTNKNPGGGVISNYSYTYYDNGLQNTRTDSCGTTTYTYCPAGQIKTVTAPGKTTVYTYDGAGNRQTASETYASDQSSGYTNDDGSNIKYRVKSSQYLYSNTGKLLSIVESMRDAAGSELLQKKTGYTYDKNGNQTHSLAEFLKPAATGTMETINIGAYSDNIKQPLDSTIEITDNTYDGFNRLKKAETTKSGKRAVA